One Miscanthus floridulus cultivar M001 chromosome 11, ASM1932011v1, whole genome shotgun sequence DNA window includes the following coding sequences:
- the LOC136491678 gene encoding uncharacterized protein, with product MYFDGSLNLDGARAGVYFILPSRDKLCYVLCLHFRASNNTTEYEAALHGLRIAIELGVKCLQLYGDSALMINQLNKDWNYTNEKMDAYCAAIRKLEDKFYGIKYHDVV from the coding sequence atgtacttcgatgggtccctcaACCTCGATGGTGCTAGGGCAGGTGTatatttcatcttgccatcaaggGATAAGCTTTGCTATGTCCTTTGCCTACACTTCCGAGCATCCAATAATACCACGGAATATGAGGCAGCACTtcatggtcttcgtatagctatcgagctcggtgttaaatgcCTCCAGTTGTATGGTGACTCCGCACTcatgatcaatcagctcaacaaggattggaattacaccaatgagaagatggacgcttactgcgccgcgataagaaagttagaagacaagtTCTACGGCATCAAGTACCACGATGTGGTCTAG